AACCAGGCAACGACCAATGAGGACAACAGAACACGCAATAGTTTTCATTTTCCTAATAAGAACGACTAAGAGAAGAGATGTCAAATAAGCCACATGCTCGAACAAAACAAGTCATCGATTGCAACGGCAGAGAGAGGGAGGCAGCGAGCGAGTAATATAGTGATTTAGGCTGCGAACTGAAAATCCTATCAGTTATGGCTTCAACGGAATCACCATTCAAAGCAGATATATTGAAAGGGAAGGTAGCGTTAATAACGGGTGGAGCATCTGGAATCGGGTTTGAAATATCAACGCAATTGGGGAAACATGGCGCCTCCGTTGCACTGATGGGTCGTCGTAAACAAGTCCTTCAATCTGCTGTTTCCGTTCTCCAATCACTTTCGATCCCAGCCGTTGGTTTTGAGGGTGATGTTAGGAAGCAAGAAGATGCGGCCAGAGTTGTTGAATCCACTTTCAAGCATTTTGGAAAGATTGATATCCTTGTTAATGCTGCTGCTGGTAACTTTCTTGTTGCCTCTGAGGATCTCTCCCCAAATGGATTTCGAACAGGTTTGCTTCTCTTTGCCTCAATTGAATTTTTGTTACACAAAACTTAGATTCAGTTTTTCGAAACACATCTAGAATCTAATCTCGTAGGGGTAGGAGAGttgtgttttgaaaattttaaatttagctTTTTGGAATAAAGTGAGTTAAAAAGTGTGTTATCGACACTCCTCAAAGTGAAATTGGCAATGAAGAACTTGCTTTCATTGATTGATCGAACAGTTAAGTTCGTTACAAAGTATTTTATCATTTCACTTTTAATTACAACTTTATCACTTTCACTAAAAAGGTAGAAATATTTCTCAAAGGAATTAAGTGAAAACAGAGTAattttccaaaattttataTCTATGTGTTTGTGCTTTATCAGTCGATAAATATACAATTTGGTTATTCATGTTGCTGTAGTTTTAGCAAATTGGTCCTGAAGTTGTCCTTCTGCTTACACAATCATGCTTTTGAAGATTTCAGTTTGCTAACAGTTTCATTCCCTTAGGGAATCAATTAGTATAATAGTCACAAACTTTCAAGGACCGAAACAGGACAAATGATATTTTGAAAGGACCAAATtgtgtatttaaaattttgtatattCTGGAAAACATTGAATTTTCTATCAACTTGTTATTACTGGTAGATCTTGGGCATGTAAGAGGCCACaggtttattttcataaaaagttatcttaattttattaCTATGCAATTAGGTCTGCTTGCAATACTGTGATATTGTACCAATGTACACACATTGCTGTTTTCCAGTGATTAGTGGAGTGGAGTAACAATTAGCTTAAGCAATATAAATATGTCAATAATTGCCAAATACGTCTATTTTAATATGTGGTTAGAAACAACACAGATGCTGCTTTCACATCATTGCTCAAAGAAAACATTACTCTTCATTGTGTTTCTATGTTTTGATGAGTAGTAAGTACTGAGACTCTAAGTAATAGTTTGTCTGCACAAGAGGCAACTTCCTTCtatctatttaaattttgaataagaGAAATGAATTGGTGATCagttttaattattgtttgCAGTTTTGGATATCGATTCTGTTGGCACATTCACTATGTGCCATGAAGCTCTAAAATATCTCAAGAAAGGTGGACAAGGAAAGGACTCTTCTGATAAGGGAGGAGCAATAATAAACATTAGTGCTACCTTGCATTATACAGCTTCTTGGTATCAAATTCACGTATCTGCAGCAAAGGTATAGTTTATAACACAATATAACCTAGATGTTAAATTTCGTCTTGTTtactttcaaattttaaatttcttgtaTTCAACAGGCAGCTGTTGATGCCACTACAAGAAATTTGGCACTGGAATGGGGAACAGACTATGATATTAGAGTCAATGGGATTGCACCGGGTCCAATAAGTGGCACTCCTGGCATGAGTAAACTGGCTCCTGACGAAATTGGTAGTAAAACCAGAGATGAAGTGCCTCTATATAAACTTGGGGAGAAATGGGATATTGCAATGGCTGCGCTTTACCTAGTATCAGATGCAGGTTAGCAACTTTCTTTGTGTAGTTACcccaatattttaaattattgctTCAATTTTGTAAGAAGGTTAAGATGCAGGTTTGTAACTCTTAGAATTTGGATTCGGTCTAACGTTGATCTTAACTAACCGGCTTGTAAGGTGAGAGAGATTCTTAACCCTTCAAGCCCAAGATTAGACATCCGTAGCGTGACCTGAGTGGTTCGATAGCGGATAATCTAACGGATCTTGGACAAGCTCTAATACCATATTATAATTTGGGTTGAGTCTAACTCAACCCGTACATAACCGACTTGTAAGGTGAGTGACATTCCCACTTATAAACATTTTTTCAGGCATCCAATAAGAGACTAAAAGTTAGTAACTTGTATAGTCACTCAAGTATGTTTCACCATATGGCACAATAGAAGGCATGTAGTTCCTTGTAGACATGTGCATATGCCATACTATTAATGAAAGTGTGGAGCTAGTCAGGATTTCTGTTTAACCTTTGATACAAAACTCTGAGTTTTTAGGGTTTATACCATTCTAGTGGTGTATTTTGTGGTGACCATCTGAAAGACATGGAAAACATTTTCATGATTTCCTTCATTGTCAGGGAGACGTAGTTAGACTTCTTGCATGATTAATTAGTAGTGTTTGGTTGGGAGTTGGTGGAGTATTGCATTCTATGCACTGGTTTTTGCTTTGGTGGCAGTTTAGGGATCTGGTAGTGAAACTAGAAAATGTTAGGTTCACAAGatataattatgaaataataGGGAAGTAAGCTCCTTCTATGCACtatttcttacttttttttatgcTCCTGCCCTTAGACCACAAATATAAATTGTCTCTAGACAAAAAGTATCCATTTTATGTATTTGTGTA
This sequence is a window from Cicer arietinum cultivar CDC Frontier isolate Library 1 unplaced genomic scaffold, Cicar.CDCFrontier_v2.0 Ca_scaffold_5729_v2.0, whole genome shotgun sequence. Protein-coding genes within it:
- the LOC101507712 gene encoding peroxisomal 2,4-dienoyl-CoA reductase [(3E)-enoyl-CoA-producing] — protein: MASTESPFKADILKGKVALITGGASGIGFEISTQLGKHGASVALMGRRKQVLQSAVSVLQSLSIPAVGFEGDVRKQEDAARVVESTFKHFGKIDILVNAAAGNFLVASEDLSPNGFRTVLDIDSVGTFTMCHEALKYLKKGGQGKDSSDKGGAIINISATLHYTASWYQIHVSAAKAAVDATTRNLALEWGTDYDIRVNGIAPGPISGTPGMSKLAPDEIGSKTRDEVPLYKLGEKWDIAMAALYLVSDAGKFINGDTIIVDGGLWLSRPRHLPKEAVRQVSRAIEKRSRNEPVGVPKSKL